A single genomic interval of Primulina huaijiensis isolate GDHJ02 chromosome 7, ASM1229523v2, whole genome shotgun sequence harbors:
- the LOC140981120 gene encoding IQ domain-containing protein IQM2-like: protein MGVSWSCPLATYFDLENGIELVTGKSIDLGDDAQKTPVQAMSFEDKILEHKVFPSFGSGKILLESFKNMSTNNQTMIYTKVPGDYNHICEKKSPVKDPSSPKHEAAVKLQKVYKSFRTRRKLADCAVLVEQSWWKVLDFAELKHSSVSFFDLGKHETAISRWSRARTRAAKVGKGLSKNGKAQKLALQHWLEAIDPRHRYGHNLHFYYEKWLNSQSKEPFFYWLDIGEGKELNLIEKCPRSKLQQQCIKYLGPMERKGYEVAVGDGYLLYRETRELLDTTREPTGAKWIFVLSTSRTLYVGKKKKGSFQHSSFLAGGATLAAGRIVAEKGILKAIWPHSGHYRPTPENFLDFISFLRESNVDLTNVKLDSTDDEEEDSIGKKGDVLDLKSNSSEDDLDELDHKKCSSYKHISSEKDIPSTSRGLIRKPTALLIPSKHELIETFKRKTETTQPNTGNFQPGSPIDGNEESEEQFNSNLEKADRSKDHLLAKEGVVPEQIISQRINSHRETKSYQLGKQLSCKWSTGAGPRIGCLRDYPSELQSHALEHVNLSPRSERGLRFHLWSRASTPTGSILSRSVSHCLRTQSLPVTGPVDSSS from the exons ATGGGTGTATCTTGGTCATGCCCGCTTGCCACATATTTTGATCTAGAGAATGGTATCGAATTGGTCACCGGAAAATCGATCGACCTTGGGGACGATGCTCAGAAGACTCCGGTCCAAGCTATGagtttcgaggacaaaatcctTGAACATAAAGTTTTCCCATCATTTGGCTCTGGAAAAATTTTGTTggaatcttttaaaaatatgtcaACAAATAACCAAACTATGATATATACAAAAGTTCCAGGAGACTATAATCATATATGTGAAAAAAAATCTCCGGTTAAGGATCCAAGCAGCCCCAAACATGAGGCTGCTGTAAAGTTACAGAAGGTTTACAAGAGCTTCCGAACGAGAAGAAAGTTGGCAGACTGTGCAGTTCTTGTCGAGCAAAGTTGGTGGAAGGTTTTAGATTTTGCGGAACTCAAGCACAGTTCGGTTTCTTTCTTTGATCTTGGGAAACACGAGACTGCTATTTCACGGTGGTCAAGAGCAAGAACAAGGGCTGCCAAG GTTGGAAAAGGCTTGTCAAAGAATGGGAAAGCTCAGAAACTTGCTTTACAACATTGGCTTGAAGCT ATTGATCCAAGGCATCGCTATGGGCACAATCTACATTTTTATTATGAGAAATGGTTGAATTCTCAAAGCAAAGAGCCCTTCTTCTACTG GCTAGACATAGGAGAAGGAAAGGAGCTCAATCTTATCGAGAAGTGCCCTCGGTCAAAGCTTCAGCAACAATGTATTAAGTATCTTGGTCCG ATGGAAAGAAAGGGTTATGAAGTTGCAGTGGGGGATGGATATCTCTTATATAGGGAAACCAGAGAGCTTCTTGATACCACTCGAGAACCAACTGGTGCTAAGTGGATATTTGTGCTCAGCACCTCGAGGACCTTATATGTAGGGAAGAAAAAGAAGGGCTCGTTTCAGCACTCGAGTTTCTTGGCTGGAGGAGCTACGTTGGCAGCTGGGAGAATAGTTGCCGAAAAAGGCATCTTAAAG GCCATCTGGCCTCACAGTGGTCATTATCGTCCAACCCCCGAAAATTTCCTTGACTTCATATCATTTCTCAGGGAGAGCAACGTTGATCTCACTAATGTTAAG CTTGATTCTACTGATGACGAGGAAGAAGATTCTATAGGAAAGAAGGGAGATGTATTAGACCTAAAGAGTAACTCTTCTGAAGATGACTTGGATGAATTAGATCATAAGAAATGCTCTAGTTACAAGCATATTTCAAGTGAAAAGGATATACCAAGTACATCTCGTGGCTTAATTAGGAAACCAACTGCTCTTTTGATTCCAAGTAAACACGAGTTGATAGAGACTTTCAAGAGAAAAACCGAAACTACCCAGCCAAACACCGGTAATTTCCAGCCAGGATCACCTATTGATGGAAATGAAGAATCAGAAGAGCAATTCAACAGCAATCTTGAAAAGGCTGACAGGTCAAAAGATCATCTTCTAGCAAAAGAGGGGGTCGTTCCCGAGCAAATCATTTCGCAAAGAATAAACTCACACAGAGAAACAAAGTCCTACCAACTGGGGAAGCAATTATCTTGCAAGTGGAGTACCGGAGCTGGACCTCGAATCGGATGCTTGAGAGACTACCCATCCGAACTCCAGTCTCATGCTTTAGAGCATGTGAATTTGTCCCCAAGAAGTGAACGTGGCTTAAGATTTCATTTATGGTCAAGGGCATCTACACCAACAGGTAGCATTCTTTCTCGTAGTGTCAGCCATTGTTTGAGAACACAGTCCTTACCAGTAACGGGTCCTGTTGACTCGAGTAGCTAA
- the LOC140981641 gene encoding uncharacterized protein: MVQQNQFAGTATADPHVHLRTFLEITDTVKINNGPGRRMAPIASLREHHDKLYEAWKLYKELLRRCPNNGFEDWVMIELFYNGLNGQTRGTVDATFGGTIFAKSPDHAYNLLEQMTINSYQWPSERS; the protein is encoded by the exons ATGGTTCAACAGAACCAGTTTGCGGGAACCGCCACCGCAGATCCTCACGTTCATTTGAGAACTTTCTTAGAGATTACAGATACAGTAAAGATTAATAAT GGACCAGGCAGGAGGATGGCTCCAATCGCTTCCCTTAGGGAGCATCACGACAAG TTGTATGAGGCATGGAAACTGTATAAAGAGTTGTTGAGAAGGTGCCCAAATAATGGTTTTGAAGACTGGGTAATGATTGAATTATTCTACAATGGTCTGAATGGGCAAACAAGGGGAACTGTGGATGCAACGTTTGGTGGCACGATCTTTGCCAAATCTCCTGATCATGCTTATAACTTGCTTGAACAGATGACTATTAATAGCTACCAGTGGCCATCTGAGAGGTCTTGA